The following proteins are encoded in a genomic region of Zestosphaera sp.:
- a CDS encoding phenylalanine--tRNA ligase subunit alpha — translation MLKSLVLPPRQFKIVKYLSEVSVGVDINEMSSSLGVKESDLMRDLIELESKQLIKLEKTVKYSVRLSELGLKYLESGLPEEKVLKYLMSSNKRVSLEELASIGLDGDEIRASLGRLRKYGLIKLESGSVILAEGELGSFLSEVSSVKELLKNHVRPVLYDEVPEWVASLKRRRLVEVDDVKIIKIYPTQDLLNLVSEGRVVEGILITNLTSEDLATGAWRKAIFKEFDVGVEVPARTPRLRHPYTLFMKYIKEILVEMGFEEVRGPYVESCLWNFDALFVPQYHPSRKETDVYYVENARVEVKDIDVLQRTKKVHVGVWKYNWREDIARMTVLRTHTTPVSLRTIHERGAGEYRVFSFDRVFRPDTPDPTHLMEFHQLEGIIVGKKVTFSELLGFFKELARRLGMEEVRFRPAYFPFTEPSVEGFVKHPKLGWIEVFPGGMFRPEVLASVALPPDYKVAAWGIGIDRLAMIVLGFDDIRNLYSCDLDVIESTKIPEVILRHA, via the coding sequence GTGCTTAAGAGTTTGGTGTTGCCTCCGAGGCAGTTCAAGATCGTTAAGTATTTAAGTGAAGTAAGTGTAGGAGTCGATATCAACGAAATGAGTAGTTCTCTAGGAGTTAAGGAGTCAGATTTAATGAGAGACTTAATAGAATTAGAGAGCAAGCAGTTAATAAAGCTGGAAAAAACTGTGAAGTACTCAGTTAGATTAAGTGAGTTAGGACTTAAGTATCTTGAGTCGGGGTTACCTGAAGAGAAGGTGTTGAAGTATTTGATGTCTAGTAATAAGAGGGTGTCTTTAGAAGAGTTAGCTTCAATAGGTTTAGATGGAGACGAGATAAGAGCGTCGTTAGGTCGCTTAAGGAAGTACGGGTTAATCAAGCTGGAGAGCGGTTCAGTAATCCTAGCTGAAGGAGAGTTAGGTAGTTTCTTAAGTGAGGTAAGCAGTGTTAAGGAGTTGCTGAAAAATCATGTGAGGCCCGTACTATATGATGAGGTGCCTGAGTGGGTAGCAAGCCTGAAACGCAGGAGGCTCGTTGAAGTAGATGATGTAAAGATTATTAAAATCTACCCGACGCAGGACCTACTCAACCTAGTGAGTGAAGGGAGAGTAGTTGAGGGAATTTTAATAACTAACTTAACTTCTGAAGACCTCGCTACTGGGGCGTGGAGAAAGGCTATATTTAAAGAATTCGATGTTGGGGTTGAGGTTCCGGCACGCACGCCCAGGTTAAGACACCCCTATACTCTCTTCATGAAGTATATTAAGGAAATACTGGTTGAGATGGGTTTCGAGGAAGTTAGGGGTCCTTACGTAGAGAGTTGTTTATGGAATTTTGACGCGTTATTCGTCCCTCAATACCATCCCTCAAGGAAAGAAACAGATGTATACTACGTGGAGAACGCGCGTGTTGAGGTTAAGGATATCGACGTGCTTCAGAGAACTAAGAAAGTACACGTGGGAGTCTGGAAGTATAATTGGAGAGAAGACATAGCTCGAATGACGGTCCTCAGAACACATACGACCCCAGTATCTCTGAGGACTATACACGAACGCGGTGCCGGCGAGTATAGGGTCTTTTCGTTTGATAGAGTGTTCAGGCCTGACACTCCAGACCCCACACACTTGATGGAGTTCCACCAGCTTGAAGGCATTATAGTAGGCAAGAAAGTAACTTTCAGTGAGTTGCTGGGGTTCTTTAAAGAACTTGCTAGACGCTTGGGTATGGAGGAAGTCAGGTTTAGGCCTGCTTACTTCCCGTTTACAGAGCCGAGTGTTGAGGGCTTCGTGAAACATCCTAAGTTAGGGTGGATTGAGGTATTTCCGGGAGGCATGTTCAGACCTGAAGTACTAGCTAGTGTGGCTTTACCCCCAGACTACAAGGTAGCTGCTTGGGGGATAGGGATAGACAGGCTCGCTATGATAGTTTTAGGGTTTGACGACATAAGAAACCTTTACTCGTGTGACTTAGACGTCATAGAATCAACGAAGATACCTGAGGTGATTTTAAGGCATGCCTAA
- a CDS encoding molybdenum cofactor biosynthesis protein B has protein sequence MPVKEHRKEATNIEVNLGLIITSDSILKGLKEDEITPLVDRVCGEYGVTLKNRVLVSNSEDEIKKAFNHVINTCNVVIVTGGTGLSPRDVTVEALKSYCSKDVPGFGELFRYLTFLKHGSAAIASRSFACVSGNVLVFALPGSPDAVELALRELIMPEVRHLLYELKKT, from the coding sequence GTGCCCGTCAAGGAACACCGCAAGGAAGCAACGAATATAGAAGTTAACCTCGGACTAATCATAACTAGCGACTCAATCCTGAAAGGTCTTAAGGAAGACGAGATCACGCCGCTCGTGGATAGAGTGTGTGGCGAGTATGGTGTGACGTTAAAGAATCGGGTTTTGGTCTCTAATAGTGAAGATGAAATCAAGAAAGCATTTAATCATGTGATAAACACGTGTAATGTCGTCATAGTCACTGGGGGGACTGGATTAAGCCCTAGAGACGTGACGGTAGAAGCTCTTAAGAGTTACTGTAGCAAAGACGTGCCTGGATTTGGAGAACTCTTTAGGTACTTAACTTTCCTAAAGCACGGGTCTGCCGCTATAGCTTCAAGAAGTTTCGCCTGCGTTTCAGGAAATGTTCTAGTATTCGCGTTGCCTGGGTCGCCAGATGCCGTCGAGTTAGCTTTAAGAGAGCTCATAATGCCTGAAGTACGTCACCTACTCTACGAGCTCAAGAAGACGTGA
- a CDS encoding metal-sulfur cluster assembly factor: protein MLKSGSKSSQALNKDKTIISGRFERVTEDLKSKVIEALKTVEDPELGIDVWNLGLIYDVSVSEGGDVSIKMTFTAPGCPASTYILFDIYKKLSVIEGIGDVRVDVVLDPRWTPLKMTQEGRKKFELKYGYDIVEKYLDLVKSGKIRG from the coding sequence TTGTTAAAGAGTGGAAGTAAGAGTTCTCAAGCCCTTAATAAAGACAAAACGATAATATCAGGGAGGTTTGAGAGGGTGACAGAAGATCTTAAAAGTAAGGTCATAGAGGCGTTAAAGACTGTGGAAGACCCTGAGTTAGGCATTGATGTGTGGAATCTAGGGCTTATCTACGACGTCTCAGTCAGTGAGGGTGGTGACGTCTCAATAAAGATGACGTTCACCGCTCCGGGATGTCCTGCCAGCACCTACATACTTTTCGATATATACAAGAAGTTGTCAGTTATTGAGGGTATTGGAGATGTTCGTGTTGACGTAGTCCTCGACCCTAGGTGGACCCCCCTAAAGATGACTCAGGAAGGTAGAAAGAAGTTTGAGCTGAAGTACGGGTACGACATCGTTGAGAAATACCTAGATTTAGTGAAGAGCGGTAAGATCAGGGGTTAA
- a CDS encoding lysylphosphatidylglycerol synthase transmembrane domain-containing protein translates to MRVNKALMITLLLAAASYVLLFAFMYTNDIGEVVTLLTRSESFGYVSLALLTRISSVTLHALTFFVLLRAVERVKLSDVIKVTYVSVFAELVVPVGGVTEVVKFALLTKNSSVSVSKTLLGITSHRLVTTLTMLAFLSLSIVGLHVPISRALVLILPATALILINLSLFLVPRSKSLESLVNKFYRRIGKNPNIKIHEEYLSDFSSLVKRYNFVLGATILSMLERVANAAHGYALALLVGLKPSFWQLVIGFDSIYMIIWLLPIVTPGNIGVYELTQTGVLSLVGISRGIAALLSVLTRVFIVLGEYPLFLAAAVSFGISIKSITELVKEWK, encoded by the coding sequence ATGAGGGTGAATAAAGCGTTAATGATAACTTTATTGCTCGCTGCCGCGTCTTACGTCTTGCTGTTTGCTTTCATGTATACTAACGACATCGGTGAAGTCGTGACGCTCCTCACGAGGAGTGAGAGCTTCGGTTATGTTTCTTTAGCGTTACTTACTAGGATTTCCTCAGTCACTCTCCACGCGTTAACTTTCTTTGTATTATTGAGGGCGGTAGAGAGAGTTAAGCTGTCTGACGTCATTAAGGTGACTTACGTGTCGGTGTTCGCGGAATTGGTTGTTCCTGTGGGAGGTGTTACTGAAGTAGTTAAATTCGCTCTGCTAACTAAGAACTCGTCTGTGAGTGTCAGCAAGACGTTACTAGGCATAACTTCACACAGACTCGTGACTACCTTGACTATGTTAGCTTTCTTATCATTGTCTATAGTGGGTTTACACGTGCCTATCTCACGTGCACTAGTCTTGATACTACCAGCTACTGCCCTAATCTTAATTAACTTGTCTTTATTTTTGGTGCCTAGGAGCAAGTCTCTCGAGTCCTTAGTAAATAAGTTTTATAGAAGGATAGGTAAGAACCCTAATATAAAGATTCATGAGGAGTACCTCAGCGACTTCTCTAGTTTAGTTAAGCGTTACAATTTTGTTTTGGGGGCTACCATACTTTCGATGCTGGAGAGGGTAGCTAATGCTGCTCACGGCTACGCGCTTGCTCTCCTAGTAGGTCTCAAGCCAAGTTTCTGGCAACTCGTGATAGGATTTGATTCTATCTACATGATAATATGGCTCCTCCCAATAGTCACGCCAGGAAATATAGGTGTCTACGAGCTAACACAGACGGGTGTGTTAAGCTTAGTTGGGATTAGCAGAGGTATTGCAGCGTTACTCAGCGTCCTGACTAGAGTGTTTATCGTGTTGGGTGAGTACCCTCTATTCTTGGCGGCAGCAGTGAGCTTCGGGATAAGCATTAAGAGCATAACAGAGCTTGTTAAAGAGTGGAAGTAA
- a CDS encoding acetyl-CoA acetyltransferase produces the protein MRKVYVAGVGMVRVGKHVDKSLRDLAGEAALKAIEEAGNEKPEAIVVGNMLSSLVEQENLASLIGDHIGLRGACGFKVEGACGSGGVALMTGYSLVASGLFSRVLVVGVEKLYERPSNDVIRGLAYAADADYELLYGITFSGLNALLMRYYMNKYEIKYEEMAYWSILMHKNGSKNPYAQLRNEITLDDVLKSPIIADPIRLYDSCPLSDGASAAFLVSEEVKSVTDTPISIAGVSNSIDSVDLSSRLELDSLLASRVSAENALRMAKISLREVEVAEIHDAYTITAALSIESIGFAERGKAPKAWSEGRFSPGDKPSINLSGGLKSRGHPVGATGIYQLAEVVMQLRGDFPGVSVPAEVGLTQNIGGTGSNVTTIILRR, from the coding sequence TTGAGGAAGGTCTACGTAGCCGGGGTAGGGATGGTTAGAGTAGGCAAACACGTAGATAAGTCTTTAAGAGACTTAGCCGGTGAGGCAGCTCTTAAGGCTATTGAGGAGGCCGGTAATGAAAAGCCTGAAGCAATCGTGGTAGGTAATATGCTGAGTTCTTTAGTTGAGCAAGAGAATCTTGCGTCACTCATAGGCGATCACATAGGCCTTAGAGGAGCGTGCGGGTTTAAGGTTGAGGGCGCGTGCGGGTCTGGCGGCGTAGCCTTGATGACAGGATATTCTTTAGTAGCTTCAGGCCTCTTCAGCAGAGTGCTTGTCGTGGGTGTAGAGAAGCTCTATGAGAGACCCTCAAATGACGTGATTAGAGGGTTAGCTTACGCGGCTGACGCAGACTACGAGTTACTCTATGGCATTACTTTCTCTGGGTTGAACGCTCTACTAATGCGATACTATATGAATAAATACGAGATTAAGTATGAGGAGATGGCTTATTGGTCTATTCTCATGCATAAAAACGGTTCTAAGAACCCGTACGCTCAGTTAAGAAATGAGATAACCCTAGACGACGTTTTGAAGTCTCCTATCATAGCAGACCCGATAAGACTCTACGATTCCTGCCCACTAAGTGACGGGGCGTCAGCCGCGTTTCTAGTTAGTGAGGAAGTCAAGAGCGTTACAGACACGCCTATCAGCATAGCTGGTGTGAGTAACTCTATAGATAGTGTAGACTTATCATCTAGGCTAGAACTCGACAGCCTACTAGCTTCTAGAGTTTCTGCAGAGAACGCTTTAAGAATGGCTAAGATAAGCTTAAGAGAAGTGGAGGTCGCCGAGATACATGACGCGTACACGATTACAGCAGCCTTAAGCATAGAGTCGATAGGATTTGCTGAGAGGGGTAAGGCGCCTAAAGCCTGGAGCGAGGGGCGATTCAGTCCTGGCGATAAGCCTTCCATAAACCTCTCAGGAGGTCTGAAGTCGAGGGGGCATCCAGTAGGTGCTACCGGAATTTACCAGCTGGCTGAGGTAGTAATGCAACTAAGAGGAGATTTTCCTGGGGTCTCAGTACCTGCTGAAGTAGGCTTAACTCAGAACATAGGGGGTACTGGATCTAACGTAACCACGATAATTTTGAGGAGGTGA
- a CDS encoding Zn-ribbon domain-containing OB-fold protein, whose translation MTTLQRVWRLKNTILNLIASRCPVCGYITYPPKIRCPVCGSRELREEKLPREGEVLSYTVIQVPAKGFEEFTPLVIALIKLGDAKVLSEVVDVKPEEMSIGMRVVATVRRSAETIDGGVPYVIKFKPLRL comes from the coding sequence ATGACTACTCTCCAGAGAGTATGGAGGCTGAAGAACACTATACTCAACTTAATTGCGAGTAGGTGTCCTGTATGCGGCTACATAACATATCCTCCTAAGATTAGGTGTCCTGTATGCGGCTCTAGAGAACTAAGAGAGGAGAAGTTGCCGCGCGAGGGTGAGGTACTGAGCTATACAGTCATTCAAGTGCCTGCGAAGGGCTTCGAAGAGTTTACACCACTAGTAATAGCGTTGATTAAGCTGGGTGACGCTAAAGTGTTGTCAGAAGTTGTGGATGTTAAGCCTGAAGAAATGAGTATCGGTATGCGAGTTGTCGCTACTGTGAGGAGGTCTGCAGAGACTATCGATGGTGGAGTTCCTTACGTGATTAAGTTTAAGCCACTTAGGTTATAA
- the metG gene encoding methionine--tRNA ligase subunit beta, translated as MGSPEYVDFSDFQKLDLRVGLVESAEKIPGSKKLIRLIVNLGEKGKRQLIAGLAEWYKPEDLVGKYIIVVSNLKPKKMMGFESQGMLLAAGCGEKEVPVILTVEKPVNPGTKIC; from the coding sequence TTGGGTTCACCCGAGTATGTGGATTTCTCAGACTTCCAGAAGCTAGATTTGAGGGTTGGCTTAGTCGAGAGTGCTGAGAAGATTCCGGGCTCTAAGAAGCTAATCAGGTTGATAGTTAACTTAGGTGAGAAAGGGAAAAGACAGCTAATAGCGGGCCTCGCTGAGTGGTATAAACCTGAAGACCTGGTAGGGAAGTACATCATAGTAGTTTCTAACTTAAAACCAAAAAAGATGATGGGGTTTGAGTCTCAGGGCATGTTACTGGCAGCAGGGTGTGGCGAGAAGGAAGTACCTGTAATCTTGACTGTTGAGAAGCCCGTGAATCCAGGCACTAAAATATGTTAG